The DNA sequence caatagacaaaaattaggaggaggcctttggttaatgtggaagagtcgtGTGTCTGTTTTTGTAGTtagcttttcttcaaattttattgattcggttgttttggaaggtaatattcaatggaggtttactagttattataggTTTCTGGAATCGCAACGAAAACATCAGCCTTAGAACCTTATTCGAGCTTTATTTCGTAAAAGTTCTCTTCCGTGACTTTGTTCagaagactttaatgatttatgctagAGAGATAAGAAAGAAGGAGGAGCACttttgccaaattattttatgcaggGGTTTAGATAGTCACTTGAGaagcatttttgccaaattatcttatgtaggggtttaattttgaatgatcGTAAATCGTTGTTGGGTTCGTCGTAATACTATTCTAACGGCTCATAATTTGGCTAGAAAATCTATTAGGCATAATCGTCTCTCTTTTGATATGATATCCTTGTTTGTCTGATGAAATTTAAATAGTACACTTGtagttttacttaaaaaaaagaaataaatcgaattaaattttatatttttatttaaagaattaaaataagattaatttaattttaaaaataaaataaaattataataattaatttatatattactaaacCGTCAAAAAAGAGTCAACAATAACTTTAAATAGACTGCCACAACTAAAAGAAAAAGTCTGAATATCAAACAAATTACTTCTGGtatgaaattgaaattttttttttttaatttttatttttatggataTACAATGTGCTGTTCACAAAATATATCAATTCCCATCTAAAATACTCGCATTTTTGACACATATATTCATTACAATTTTGGCATTTAAATCAGTGGTATCTGCTGTAAGctgaagaagagagagagaggggaaaaataaataaaacagcaACTAAATAAATCCAGGCTTAATCACACAATCTTGGGAACTTGACCTTGGTTTCCCTTGCCCATCTCAAGCTTTCCATTGGCAAAATCTTCATCAGCAACAAATCTAGACCAATACCAGTGTGATTTCCAGACTTGTCCCATTTCTTCGATTGGAATCCCCTTTGTCTCAGGCAAgaaataataaacaaaaatgGACATCACCAACACAAAGAAGGCAAAGAAGAGGAACAGCCCAAATTTCAAGTGACAAAGCATTAATAGAAAAACTTGAGCCACTGCAAATGTAAAGAGCATGTTCACTGAAACATTGACACTCTGAGCAGCAGATCTGATTTCAAGTGGGAAAATTTCACTAGGAACCAACCATCCAAGGGGACCCCAAGACCAAGCAAATCCAGCAACATAGAGGCAAATGAAAAGCACCACAACAATTGCATACCACTTTGGCAAGTCACCAGGGTTCCCATCTACTCCAAACTTAGCACCAATACAAGCTGCAACCACTGCCTGAATATTCATATACACCAAAAACCCAGTTCACTAGTTAGAGAAAACAGAGATTTAAAGCTAAAAAATCAGGAGTATGAGACTTGTGGGTTGTGGTTCCTGGTGGTCCTAGGGCATGGTCCCTTTGGAATCCCACATTATCTCAATAGAGTGTGAGCACATGAAATATATTACACATTATCACTCAAAATCACTAGTTTTGAGTTGTGGTTTGACTCATTATCTAGTGGTGTGTTTGTgagttttgaaaataaaaaccaAGGTAAAGGTTCTAAAAAATGGGTTGGGTCGTGTGAATATGTTGGTTGTTGTAGTTCCTGGTGGTCCAAGAGCATGGTCCGTTTGGACCCTACGGCATGAATACAAGAGATATTTTGAATTGTACGTGTTATGGTTCGATTCATTATCTCGTGGTGTGCttgtgagaaaaaaataaatcagaGGAATACGAGACTTGTGGATAGAAAAATCACCTGACATATCAACATTTGAACTCCACCCTCAAGGAAAAGAAACCTCCTCCCCCACTTATCAACTCCATAGATTGAAACCATGGTTGCAAAAACATTAACCAAACCGGTGATCACAGCCGACATGAGTGCAGCATCACTGCCGAAACCAATTGTATCAAACAACACAGGAGCATAAAACATTATCACATTAATGCCAGTGAGTTGCTGGAAAAATGGGATTGCAATAGCCATAGCAAGATGAGGCCTATACTTCCTCTGCAACAAATTTCTCCATGGATGTTCAACTTTCTTTGATTCTTCACTAGCAAGAACAAGATCATTAAACTCCTCATCAACATCATCAACACCACGAACTCTTCTCAGTTTTGTCCTGGCCTCCTCGTGCTGGCCACGTTCAATCATGGAGTTTGGTGTGTCTGGTAGGACTAGTGATCCAACGGTGATTATAAGGGCAGGGACCATGGCTCCTCCTAAACTCAATCTCCATCCCCAACCACCATGGATCTTGGCGAAGAAATAGTTGAGCACATTGGCTATGAGGATGCCGATTGTGATTGAGAGCTGGAAGCCGATGTTGAGTGATCCTCTGTATTTGTATGGAGCCATCTCAGAGAGGTAGAGTGGCACAGACTGTACATACaaacaaaatgaaaattaattaattataaaccaaattaaattggaaaaaagaaaaaaagaagaaaattgtCTCAATCGGAGACCACATGTTCTTGTCCTGACTCCTAATGCCTACGCTTTGTTTGTAATTAACTCAGCACATAAAACCAAGAAAAACAAGGcaaattttctctttctttcacATTTAGCAAGCCACAATCAGGTAGCCAATTTTCTATTCAACGCCGTAGCATCACGAGTAGTAAAATTTGGCTGAAAAAAAGGTGCCGGATAAGTCATACAAAGAAAATAAGGCagaaatatgatttttttaaaggaaaagaTAAACAAAATAAACAATGCTTCCCCATGTttgtcttatttttattattttagaaacGAGAAACTTTTAACTGCTAAAGGTATCATTCTGATACCCTTTCCTGGCTTTTCCCAGGAACCAAACACATCTATGTTTATAAGAAGGGACTTAAAACCCATAGacggatcagaaaaaaattggtATAAAAAATTCAGCTTTTGTCATTTTCCACTTGTCTGATCTTTACATATAACCATTATAGAGCAGATCTGGAATAAAAAGCTGGATTCCAGAATACAAAAAAACAAAGAACTAGACAAGTTAAATCCTTAAAATCCATTAagaaaaaaacaagaaaaagcaATTCCCAGAAACAAAAGGAATAAGATACACTGCAAAAAATTTGTTCTCTTTAGACTTGTTAAATAAAGACACAAAAGAATCCCAACACACCTTTTTCTGGATCCAAACAACAAACACATTACAGGCAAGAAAATCAAGACACGAAACATAAAGACAAAGAAAAATATACCTGATTGGCAAAACCAATGCCGAAACCAAGCAAAATTCTACCAAGAATCAACATCCAGACTGCTTTAGCCGCGCCATTGATGATAGCTCCAGCACAGAAGAGCACTCCACCAAAAAGCATAGAAAGTTTCCTTCCAAATTTACGAGTAATCCAGGAAGCCACCAGAGAAGCCATTAAAGCAGCTAAATATAGTGAAGATGTGAACATAGTCAATGTCTGGCTATCATATTGACAGTACTGATTCGAGACTGCGTCCTGTTTCTTCTTTCGGTAGACTGAAGGAAAAAACTTTTTCAAGAAGGAATCCATGGACGTAACTCCACCTATCATAAGCCATTTTCTGAATCAGAACTTGAAGACGAAAAAGAGAAACTGCAAAACCAACCCATGAACGTACATATAAAGTATGAAACTTTGATGTATATAGAGTAGCAAATACTTACCAGAGATACCAATATCGTAACCAAAGATCAAACCCCCCATGGCTGCAACGATACATGTGACAGTCACATAAGCGGTGAGGTTTCCTGGGTATTCTTTTCTGCCATTACCAGGGGCTATGCCTCCTACTGCAGGCATTTTTTCTGCTTTTTCTTTGCTACGGTTTCTGATAAGTGAAACGAACAGAAACacagaaaaaaagagaaagaaaccaCGAAATGCAGCAGTAATGCTAATACAAAGAGAGAAATTAAGCAAGAAACACAGGGTAGAAGTGAggaggtagaagaagaagaacaagaagaGAGACAGAGGCTATGGAGAAGCACAGCCTGTCTATATATAGAGGGAGATTGTCTCCATTctctatttaatttagtttttttttttcaaatatatattatcTGCATAATATCATATTGTTAACt is a window from the Manihot esculenta cultivar AM560-2 chromosome 16, M.esculenta_v8, whole genome shotgun sequence genome containing:
- the LOC110604240 gene encoding sugar carrier protein C, giving the protein MPAVGGIAPGNGRKEYPGNLTAYVTVTCIVAAMGGLIFGYDIGISGGVTSMDSFLKKFFPSVYRKKKQDAVSNQYCQYDSQTLTMFTSSLYLAALMASLVASWITRKFGRKLSMLFGGVLFCAGAIINGAAKAVWMLILGRILLGFGIGFANQSVPLYLSEMAPYKYRGSLNIGFQLSITIGILIANVLNYFFAKIHGGWGWRLSLGGAMVPALIITVGSLVLPDTPNSMIERGQHEEARTKLRRVRGVDDVDEEFNDLVLASEESKKVEHPWRNLLQRKYRPHLAMAIAIPFFQQLTGINVIMFYAPVLFDTIGFGSDAALMSAVITGLVNVFATMVSIYGVDKWGRRFLFLEGGVQMLICQAVVAACIGAKFGVDGNPGDLPKWYAIVVVLFICLYVAGFAWSWGPLGWLVPSEIFPLEIRSAAQSVNVSVNMLFTFAVAQVFLLMLCHLKFGLFLFFAFFVLVMSIFVYYFLPETKGIPIEEMGQVWKSHWYWSRFVADEDFANGKLEMGKGNQGQVPKIV